A genomic region of Planococcus kocurii contains the following coding sequences:
- a CDS encoding response regulator: protein MVKVLIADDHHVVRRGLLFFLKTQKDIEVVGEAVNGKEAVEMAAALQPDIVLMDLVMPIMDGIQATRMIKEQFPTIIVLMLTSFSDQDHVVPAIEAGAAGYQLKDIEPDELVASLRSLMRGENTLHPKASSELMKAPAEPAPHTINQLTPREQEVLAELTKGKSNREIASALFVTEKTVKTHISNIFIKLIVQDRTQAALYAVKHGLTEPEIR, encoded by the coding sequence GTGGTGAAAGTTTTAATAGCCGATGACCATCATGTAGTCCGACGAGGATTGTTATTCTTTTTGAAAACACAAAAGGATATTGAAGTGGTAGGAGAAGCGGTAAATGGCAAAGAGGCTGTAGAAATGGCCGCAGCACTTCAGCCGGATATTGTGTTAATGGATTTGGTAATGCCCATTATGGACGGCATTCAAGCAACGCGAATGATCAAAGAACAATTCCCCACTATCATCGTTTTAATGCTAACTAGTTTTTCAGATCAAGATCACGTGGTGCCTGCGATTGAAGCGGGAGCAGCAGGCTATCAATTGAAAGATATTGAACCGGATGAACTGGTTGCTTCTTTGCGCAGTTTGATGCGTGGTGAAAACACACTGCATCCAAAAGCTTCTTCTGAACTGATGAAAGCGCCAGCGGAACCGGCACCTCATACCATCAACCAGCTGACACCAAGAGAACAGGAAGTGCTGGCTGAATTGACTAAAGGCAAAAGCAATCGCGAAATCGCTTCTGCTTTATTTGTTACCGAAAAAACAGTGAAAACGCATATTTCCAACATCTTTATCAAACTAATTGTTCAAGACCGGACGCAGGCGGCACTTTATGCCGTGAAGCATGGTCTGACTGAACCAGAGATAAGATAA
- a CDS encoding phosphotransferase family protein yields MRERQNVIIPVRVGEELDIETLERFLQEKIENLPTGKLEVQQFGTGHSNLTYALQIGNWQAVLRRPPLGPVAPKAHDMEREYNILSALHPVFKTAPKPFVFSNDLSIVGSPFFVMERRHGHVLDSDFPENSRPTRELGQKISEKMVDLLVELHSLDYKQTALAGMAKPEGFMQRQVDGWIGRYERAQTDDIEGVGRLTEWMLTNMPVSQEPTIIHYDFKLNNALFSEDFSEITGLFDWEMTTVGDPLADLGAAMSYWIQEGDPDLLKKGLGRAPVTVLEGFYSRQEFIKSYGEKSGRDVSDMNFYLTFAYFKLAVIIQQIYYRYKKGQTQDPRFAHFDQYVASLMKHALSTALEK; encoded by the coding sequence ATGAGAGAGCGACAAAATGTGATTATTCCAGTAAGAGTAGGCGAAGAACTTGATATAGAGACGCTTGAGCGATTTCTCCAAGAGAAAATTGAAAATCTGCCAACAGGAAAACTTGAAGTTCAGCAGTTTGGTACGGGTCATTCCAATTTAACGTATGCCTTGCAAATCGGAAACTGGCAAGCTGTATTAAGAAGGCCGCCGCTCGGACCTGTAGCACCTAAAGCGCATGATATGGAACGCGAATATAACATTCTATCTGCTTTACATCCAGTCTTTAAAACAGCACCAAAGCCTTTTGTTTTTTCAAATGATTTATCAATTGTTGGCAGTCCCTTTTTTGTGATGGAGAGGCGCCATGGTCATGTATTAGATAGTGATTTCCCAGAAAATAGTAGACCGACCAGAGAGTTGGGACAAAAAATTTCAGAGAAAATGGTCGATTTATTGGTCGAGCTTCATTCGTTAGATTACAAGCAAACTGCTTTGGCTGGAATGGCAAAACCGGAAGGCTTTATGCAGCGTCAAGTTGACGGCTGGATTGGACGTTATGAGCGTGCACAAACAGACGATATTGAAGGTGTAGGAAGATTAACTGAATGGATGCTCACAAACATGCCAGTATCTCAAGAACCCACGATTATTCACTATGATTTTAAATTGAACAATGCTTTATTTTCGGAAGATTTCTCAGAAATAACGGGTCTGTTTGACTGGGAAATGACGACAGTCGGAGATCCATTAGCAGATCTTGGAGCGGCTATGAGTTATTGGATTCAAGAGGGAGATCCTGACTTATTAAAAAAAGGACTCGGTAGAGCACCCGTTACTGTGCTAGAAGGCTTTTACAGTCGTCAGGAGTTTATAAAAAGCTATGGTGAAAAAAGTGGAAGAGACGTATCCGATATGAATTTTTATTTAACATTTGCTTATTTCAAATTGGCTGTGATTATTCAACAAATTTATTATCGTTACAAAAAAGGACAGACACAAGATCCGAGATTCGCACATTTCGATCAATATGTAGCGAGTCTAATGAAGCATGCATTGTCGACTGCTTTGGAAAAATAA
- the rsgA gene encoding ribosome small subunit-dependent GTPase A → MKIEQYGWNSGWQDKTTTNGTPGRVTLEHKNGYRVVTNDGEWLCSLSGKYRHQHHGIEFPCVGDWVMVEQMPGEDKGIIHHVLPRTSQFSRKVAGETSDIQLIAVNVDVVFLTMSLNDDFNIRRLERYLLAAWDSGSNPIIVLTKKDQCTDITPYLREVENVAFDVPIFAVSAHTSEGIEELQKQLTGSKTGALLGSSGVGKSSLINALSGNEQMVVQDIREDDSKGRHTTTHREMILLPAGGLMIDTPGMREFQLGDYSEGVTAGFSDVEDLALHCRFRDCAHHDEPGCCVQEALRNGKLDAGRYQSYLKLKRELAHMERKSDAAAQKAERNKWKQLTKDNRKRPVKKR, encoded by the coding sequence ATGAAAATTGAACAATACGGCTGGAATTCAGGCTGGCAAGACAAAACAACGACGAATGGCACTCCAGGGCGTGTCACACTGGAGCATAAAAATGGATACCGCGTTGTCACTAATGATGGTGAATGGCTTTGCTCATTATCTGGAAAATACAGACACCAGCACCATGGCATAGAATTTCCGTGCGTCGGAGATTGGGTCATGGTCGAGCAAATGCCGGGCGAAGACAAAGGCATTATTCACCATGTGCTACCACGAACGTCTCAGTTTTCTAGAAAAGTGGCGGGCGAAACATCTGATATCCAATTAATTGCGGTCAATGTGGATGTTGTGTTTTTAACGATGTCACTAAACGATGATTTTAATATTCGGCGGTTAGAACGCTATTTGTTAGCCGCTTGGGATTCTGGATCGAATCCCATTATCGTCTTAACAAAAAAAGACCAATGCACTGACATTACCCCTTATTTACGTGAAGTAGAAAATGTAGCGTTTGACGTTCCGATTTTTGCCGTATCCGCACATACTAGTGAAGGAATCGAAGAATTACAGAAGCAGTTAACGGGTTCAAAAACTGGAGCTTTACTCGGTTCTTCCGGTGTCGGGAAATCTTCTTTGATCAATGCCTTGTCTGGCAATGAACAAATGGTGGTTCAAGATATCCGAGAAGATGACAGCAAAGGGCGACATACGACTACACACAGAGAAATGATCTTATTGCCTGCAGGCGGATTAATGATTGATACACCTGGCATGCGTGAATTTCAGCTGGGTGACTATTCAGAAGGCGTAACAGCAGGATTTAGCGATGTCGAAGATTTGGCACTCCACTGTCGATTCCGTGATTGCGCTCATCATGACGAGCCTGGTTGTTGCGTTCAAGAGGCACTTCGAAATGGTAAGTTGGATGCCGGACGTTACCAGAGTTATTTAAAGCTAAAGCGTGAGCTTGCTCATATGGAGCGAAAAAGCGATGCCGCTGCTCAAAAAGCCGAGCGTAACAAATGGAAACAACTAACCAAAGACAATCGCAAACGACCCGTTAAAAAACGCTAA